The sequence TCCTTCACTCTCATGCAGCCTTCCAATAAAAGACCACCAACAATGTGCATTCAAAGGAAAAAGCATTCAGAGACATTTCAAAGCAGTAAATAGTTGGAAATACAATAAAGAATGTAATTTTGAATAATGTGAGAAGTCCAGTACTAACCTCAGGATGTGTCTTTGCCGGACGGTGCGGAGTTCAGGAAAAGCTCGATGTACCGGTCACCTGTTAAAATATCAAAAGTAGGGTTGATATAAAATCacataattttatataaaatatagcctggtattttttttccagtttaacGTATGTAACACAACTGGATAAAGTAAATTAACTTGTGACTCTGTTGTGCAAGCGCCACATGAGCAGCAACCAATCGTTGTTCCTTGCAAcctgatttgattggctggtactCCACGCATACCCAAaattcttgatttaaaaaaaaaaattaataattaaaaataataaatggacCCGCATTCAGAGTTTGCTCCACCTCACAGTAAAAGCATTCTGGGCCATGATTGGATTTCAGGGGCTAAATCGACATTGTTGCACACTACGTGCTCAACCCTAGCGATGATGTTCAGGGAGGTTCGATCAAATAACTGCAAAAGGGAAGGAAAGTGATTTCCGATGCCACCAGCGATTTTCAGAGGCTCGGAAGCTCACCCATGTTCTCTCGGTCTTTGGACATGGCCGCCACCGCGTCTTTGTTGGAGGAGAAGTAGACCTGAGCCTCGCCGGTCGCTCTGCCGTCAAAGCGGTACTCGATTAAGATCCTCTGTAGCCTCAGAGGTGAGAAAAActaacacacacgcagacagacagactttaACACGGCAGCTCACATATAAAACTCTCGGCTTGTCAGCGTGTTCTCATCTCACGCCGTGATTGGCTGAGAACTCACAGAGGCGATGTCCGCCGCGGTGGTCTGGTACGGTAGGCCCCTCACGTGGACATAGTGCGGCAGGACCCTGCTGAGCTGATCTGAGGAAGTCACAGAAGCCCTGGATCCTGAGAGAGAGGGCAGGTTGTCACAAACTCAACATaatcatcatcttcttcttcttctccttctcagccaatcagaaccttCATAGCAACTGTGTTGTCATGTTTCGCTCCGCTCTCTCACCATCGCTGTGGTCCGGGCTCCACCCGGAGGCTGCGGGCTGCGGGTCGTCCGCTTCACCCTCGTTGTCACTAGCGGCAGAGGCGGGCTTGCCGGCAGGAGGAGACTCTGCCCGCTTCCTCCTGAGCCGAGTGGGCATTTCGCTCTTTTTGCTGGGGAAAACCTCGATGTACCTGGGAGCAGAACAGCAGCTCAACCATAATACAAACGTAAAAAGAAACTTCCGTTTATTTAGAATTCATTTCATTCTAATTATGAATTTTCCCGACCTGCTTCCCATCAGCCCCTTGTTCCTCTGCAGAGCCTGCTCAGCCACCTCCTGGGAGGCAAACTGCACAAAGGCCACGCCTGTACTCCGACCCTTATAGTCTGTCACCAGGCTGACTCCGCCCTCCACAACGTCCAACCCTGCAGACAGTAAGCGGCCCAGTCAGCCAACGAGCGGGGACAACGCTGTGATCCCTCCACCCACGGCGTACCCGAGAAGAAGTGCACAACGTCCCACTCGGTGCTGGAGAAGGGCAGGCCACGGATCCGGACCACACCGTCCTGCGCCGGAGCCGTGTACAGCCCCCTCAGGATGGCCTCGGCGTCTTGGTTCGTCACCTCAAACACTAGAACACACATTTATTCTCATTCATGGAAAAACCCAAAATTCAAGTGAGACGAGAAGAAAAAGACttttcatgaatgtttcacagacaCATTTTTGCATGTTGCATAGCACACTATTGATgtagttgtttaaaaacacaaaagtatgatttatccgaGTACTCAATTAAAACAGAGTACTCGaatacaaaaatattcgatGGTTGCAGCCTTAGATTCATAAATACTTTATTACTTCGACCTCCCTCCGCCACTCTCAcctgccctctagtggctgtTTGGctaaacataaatatatcaataaCAAAAAGTAAATAAGTGATTCATGATGTCTGAACCACCTCATTTCTTTATTACTATAACaatatttgattttattattttattactataaCATTACTTCAGTTTTAGTAATGCTATAGTAATACAATTTTATTCTGAGGGGGCATTTAGTAAAATTTTTACATTAACCACAGGGATCACAATGAATGATTTCTTATTTAAAGTGACAGCACACTTTTTAGAAGCTGGTGAAGGTTATAATAACCATAACCAtaataactataaaaaaaaaacaaaaaaaaaacgtagacATGTGGGGGGGTAACAGTGCCATTTAAAATTCTATATAGTAAATATagttaatagtaataaataattgtttttggaAAAAGCTCATTGCAGTTTCCTGAGAAGCACCCAAATTTGTGTGAACTGGTGTTTTCGGGTGAAACATTTACAAACAATATCCATATTTTCATATGAAGAGGAACTGCATGTGACCCTAAAGGTTTTAAGGTCACTTCGCTCTGATTGGTCCAGACGATGTCCTACCCACCTTCAATGTATCGAGGCCCAAGGTACTGCCTGTGTCTCTCCAAAGCTTTGCTGACGTCCTCCTCGCTCTCCAGCTCGATGACCGCCTGACCGCTGGCCCTCCCGGTTCTGCTGCGCACCAGATGGACTCCTTTCACCCCGTCACGGATCCGGCACTCTGAAACACGCCCACGTCAGGCACCCACGCGCCCGAAAGCTGTTCTACCCAGGGCGAGCGTCCGCGTGTACCTGAGAAGAACTCCAGAAGGTCCTCCTGTGTGCACGACCAGGGGAGGCCTTTGGCCTGAACAATGAACACGTCCTTCTGCTCGGGCCCCGGGCCTGTGTACTCTGAGAGGGGCGGGTAGTCATCCTCCTGAATTGTGGACCCCGCCTGGTGAGTGGacggcgacacacacacacacacaaaaacatgatcTCTCTACACCAGTCAAATCCACAGTGTTTACAACCAACAGGGTTCCCACTCCAAATCAGACTAAAAAATTCCTTGACctttacatttctttatatgGGAGGTGATGGAAATGGCCAGGAAAAGTAATGTCCAAGCTATGTTGAATATAGGCAGTatgggtgttagaaaatatcgatacagaattttctttttgtggtgatattgtatcgatacagagACATCAagtattgttgttgtgtatgtAAATTTAGCCCACCGGGTGGCGCCGTCGAGCgctttctttagtgaggtcagcgtGAGGCTACACCCTCAACggctgtagatggcgctgtacggcggggtactttgaattactgcttagcatttcag comes from Denticeps clupeoides chromosome 11, fDenClu1.1, whole genome shotgun sequence and encodes:
- the grsf1 gene encoding G-rich sequence factor 1, translated to MSVPGRALLFSLLRSAARRSRCPLRRELPPRGLFAGARSPWTLVDRLLSSRAGSTIQEDDYPPLSEYTGPGPEQKDVFIVQAKGLPWSCTQEDLLEFFSECRIRDGVKGVHLVRSRTGRASGQAVIELESEEDVSKALERHRQYLGPRYIEVFEVTNQDAEAILRGLYTAPAQDGVVRIRGLPFSSTEWDVVHFFSGLDVVEGGVSLVTDYKGRSTGVAFVQFASQEVAEQALQRNKGLMGSRYIEVFPSKKSEMPTRLRRKRAESPPAGKPASAASDNEGEADDPQPAASGWSPDHSDGSRASVTSSDQLSRVLPHYVHVRGLPYQTTAADIASFFSPLRLQRILIEYRFDGRATGEAQVYFSSNKDAVAAMSKDRENMGDRYIELFLNSAPSGKDTS